CGCGAAAAGGCTCCGCCGGACGAAGCCGCCCCCAAGAAGTGAGTCTGCCCGCCCTCGTTCGCGACGGCGGGCGTTCTTTTTGAGGAGGGGGCGGCCAGGGCCGTCCGTTCCCCTGAATTCTGCTGATGCGCATCTACGCGATCTCCGACCTTCACACCGACTTCCGCGAGAACCGCGAGGCGCTCGAGCGCGCGGTGGGGCACGGCCACCGGGGCGACGCACTGATCGTCGCCGGCGACGTGGCGGATTCCGAGGCGGTGCTGCGCGACACGCTGGGGCTGCTGGTGTCGCGCTTCGCCGAGGTGTTCTTCGTTCCGGGCAACCACGAATTGTGGGTGCGGGCGGAGGAGCGCACGTCGGTGGACAAGTTCCACGCGGTGCTGCGGGTGTGCGAACAGGTGGGGGTGCGCACGCGGCCGGCGCGGGTGGGTGGCGCGTGGGTGGTGCCGCTCTTCTCCTGGTACGATGCCTCGTTCGACGTGCGCGGCGAGGGCGTGCAGGCCGAACTGGAGGCATGGTCCGACCTCTACTTCTGCCGCTGGCCGCCGGACGTGGAGCGGGTGGACCAGCTGTTCCTGGCGATGAACGAGCCGCACGTGCACGAGTACGACGTCCCGGCGATCACCTTTTCGCACTTCGTGCCCCGGCCGGAGCTGCTGCCGCGCGTCTACTCGCTGAGCTTCAAGGGCCTGCCGCTGGTGGCCGGGTCACTGGGGATCGACGACCAGGTGCGGCGCGCCGGCGCGGCGGTGCACGTCTTCGGGCACTCGCACATCGCACGGGACGA
The Longimicrobium sp. genome window above contains:
- a CDS encoding metallophosphoesterase family protein; its protein translation is MRIYAISDLHTDFRENREALERAVGHGHRGDALIVAGDVADSEAVLRDTLGLLVSRFAEVFFVPGNHELWVRAEERTSVDKFHAVLRVCEQVGVRTRPARVGGAWVVPLFSWYDASFDVRGEGVQAELEAWSDLYFCRWPPDVERVDQLFLAMNEPHVHEYDVPAITFSHFVPRPELLPRVYSLSFKGLPLVAGSLGIDDQVRRAGAAVHVFGHSHIARDEVIDGVRYVQNYFRRADVAAGNSPFQLVWDGEMHPLFC